A window of the Caretta caretta isolate rCarCar2 chromosome 21, rCarCar1.hap1, whole genome shotgun sequence genome harbors these coding sequences:
- the BCAS2 gene encoding pre-mRNA-splicing factor SPF27: MSGSGSGPGPVAGEVAVDALPYFDQGYEAPGVREAAAALVEEETRRYRPTKNYLSYLPTPDYSAFETEIMRNEFERLAARQPIELLSMKRYELPAPSSGQKNDITAWQECVNNSMAQLEHQAVRIENLELMSQHGCNAWKVYNEHLVHMIEQAQKELQKLRKNIQDLNWQRKNMQLTAGSKLREMESTWVSLVSKNYEIERTIVQLENEILQIKQQHGEANKENIEQEF; this comes from the exons atgtcggggtcggggtcggggccGGGGCCGGTGGCCGGGGAGGTAGCGGTAGATGCGCTACCCTACTTCGACCAGGGCTATGAGGCGCCGGGCGTACGGGAGGCG GCTGCGGCCCTGGTGGAGGAGGAGACGCGACGCTACCGGCCCACTAAGAATTACCTCAGCTACCTGCCCACGCCTGACTACAGTGCCTTTGAG ACGGAAATTATGCGGAATGAGTTTGAGCGCCTGGCAGCTCGGCAGCCCATAGAGCTCCTCAGCATGAAACG GTATGAGCTGCCTGCTCCCTCCTCTGGTCAGAAGAATGATATCACAGCATGGCAAGAATGTGTTAATAACTCAATGGCTCAGCTGGAGCATCAGGCTGTTCGGATTGAGAATCTGGAGTTAATGTCTCAGCATGGCTGCAATGCTTGGAAAGTGTATAACGA ACACCTGGTTCATATGATCGAACAAGCGCAGAAAGAACTACAGAaattgag GAAAAACATTCAAGATCTCAACTGGCAGCGAAAGAACATGCAGCTCACAGCTGGGTCTAAGTTACGAGAGATGGAGTCAAC GTGGGTGTCTCTGGTCAGTAAAAACTATGAGATTGAGCGAACGATTGTGCAACTAGAAAACGAAATCTTACAAATTAAACAGCAGCATGGGGAGGCCAACAAGGAGAACATCGAGCAAGAGTTCTGA